A genome region from Arthrobacter sp. V1I9 includes the following:
- a CDS encoding nitrite/sulfite reductase: MTDTALAGASEDTAAPKRPARPSRPAAKPHGQWKVDGKTPLNANETWKQEDDGLNVRERIETIYSKEGFDAIPGQDLHGRFRWWGLYTQRKPGIDGGKTATLEPHELEDKYFMLRVRIDGGALTTEQLRVIGQISVDFARDSADLTDRQNIQLHWIRVEDIPEIWTRLEGVGLSTTEACGDVPRVILGSPVAGIAKDEIIDPTPLIEELGERFIGNPLLSNLPRKYKTAITGHPSQDVVHEINDFALVGVRHPELGIGYDLWAGGALSTNPMLGKRLGAFVRPEEAADVWLGVTSIFRDYGYRRMRTKARLKFLMADWGPEKFRQILEDEYLGYKLADGPAAPKPTSPGDHIGVHEQKDGKFFIGATPLAGRLSGAGLVKLADTLEARGSYRLRTTPHQKLVVLDVEKEHVEPLVAELDALGLSARPSVFRRGTIACTGIEYCKLAIVETKHTAATAVAELERRLGDLAASGELPHALSLHINGCPNSCARIQTADIGLKGMMLPTPDGDPSPGFQVHLGGGLASNEREEAGLGRTVRGLKVYVDDLPDYVERVVRTFVAQRAEGQTFAEWAHAADEEALQ, translated from the coding sequence ATGACTGATACAGCTCTAGCCGGAGCGTCCGAGGACACCGCCGCCCCGAAGCGCCCGGCCCGCCCGTCCCGACCCGCCGCGAAGCCGCACGGTCAGTGGAAAGTGGACGGCAAAACGCCCCTGAACGCCAACGAAACCTGGAAACAGGAAGACGACGGCCTTAACGTGCGCGAGCGTATCGAAACCATCTACTCCAAAGAGGGCTTCGACGCCATCCCCGGCCAGGACCTGCACGGCCGGTTCCGCTGGTGGGGCCTCTACACCCAGCGCAAGCCCGGGATCGACGGAGGCAAGACCGCAACCCTTGAGCCGCACGAGCTCGAGGACAAGTACTTTATGCTCCGTGTGAGGATCGACGGCGGCGCTCTCACCACCGAGCAGCTGCGCGTCATCGGCCAGATCTCCGTTGACTTTGCACGGGACTCGGCCGACCTCACGGACCGCCAGAACATCCAGCTGCACTGGATCCGAGTGGAGGACATCCCCGAGATCTGGACCCGCTTGGAAGGTGTTGGCCTCTCCACCACCGAGGCCTGCGGCGACGTTCCGCGCGTCATCCTGGGTTCACCGGTAGCCGGCATCGCCAAGGACGAGATCATCGATCCCACCCCGCTCATTGAAGAGCTGGGGGAGCGGTTCATCGGCAACCCGCTGCTGTCCAACCTGCCGCGCAAGTACAAGACGGCCATCACCGGCCACCCCAGCCAGGACGTGGTCCACGAGATCAACGACTTCGCCCTGGTGGGTGTCCGACACCCGGAACTCGGCATCGGCTACGACCTCTGGGCCGGCGGCGCGTTGTCCACCAACCCGATGCTCGGCAAGCGACTGGGTGCGTTCGTCCGCCCCGAGGAAGCTGCGGACGTGTGGCTCGGCGTCACCAGCATCTTCCGCGACTACGGCTACCGCCGCATGCGCACCAAGGCCCGCCTGAAGTTCCTGATGGCAGACTGGGGGCCCGAGAAGTTCCGCCAGATCCTCGAGGACGAATACCTGGGCTACAAGCTGGCCGACGGTCCGGCCGCGCCCAAGCCCACGTCCCCCGGTGACCACATCGGCGTGCACGAGCAGAAGGACGGCAAGTTCTTCATCGGCGCCACCCCGCTGGCCGGCCGGCTGTCCGGCGCCGGGCTGGTCAAGCTCGCGGACACCCTCGAGGCCCGCGGCTCCTACCGCCTGCGCACCACCCCGCACCAGAAGCTTGTGGTCCTGGACGTCGAAAAGGAGCACGTGGAGCCCCTGGTGGCCGAGCTGGACGCGCTGGGCCTGTCCGCCCGACCGTCCGTGTTCCGCCGAGGCACCATCGCCTGCACCGGCATCGAATACTGCAAGCTCGCCATCGTGGAGACCAAGCACACCGCTGCGACCGCCGTTGCTGAGCTGGAACGCCGGCTGGGCGACCTCGCCGCCTCCGGTGAACTGCCGCACGCGCTGTCCCTGCACATCAACGGCTGCCCCAACTCCTGCGCCCGCATCCAGACCGCGGACATCGGCCTCAAGGGGATGATGCTTCCCACGCCCGACGGCGACCCCTCCCCGGGTTTCCAGGTCCACTTGGGCGGCGGCCTGGCTTCCAACGAACGCGAGGAAGCAGGCCTGGGACGCACCGTCCGCGGCCTCAAGGTCTACGTTGATGACCTGCCCGACTACGTGGAGCGCGTAGTCCGCACCTTCGTAGCCCAGCGCGCCGAAGGCCAGACCTTCGCCGAGTGGGCCCACGCAGCAGACGAGGAGGCACTCCAGTGA
- a CDS encoding phosphoadenylyl-sulfate reductase yields MSKHALGVDPVVAPAEASATVEETVASAAPALRSKDELKALAEAGAAELGWDAPARDVIAWVERNFDLPAVAVACSMADAVLPALVADQLPGVDVLFLETGYHFPETYATRDEVAANLRVNVVDVLPENTVEQQDRLLGKDLFARDAAQCCALRKVAPLRRTLSGYELWFTGVRRDEAPTRTNTPLVTWDEANGLVKVNPMAAWTFDQLVQYSDDNLLPVNPLLSQGYPSIGCQPCTRKVAPGDDPRAGRWAGSDKTECGLHV; encoded by the coding sequence GTGAGTAAGCACGCACTTGGTGTTGATCCGGTTGTTGCACCGGCTGAGGCTTCGGCAACGGTTGAGGAGACTGTGGCCTCCGCTGCTCCCGCCCTCCGCAGCAAGGACGAGCTGAAGGCCCTGGCCGAGGCCGGCGCTGCCGAGCTCGGCTGGGACGCCCCGGCCCGCGACGTGATCGCTTGGGTGGAGCGGAACTTCGATCTGCCCGCGGTCGCCGTCGCCTGCTCCATGGCCGACGCCGTCCTGCCCGCCCTGGTGGCGGACCAGCTGCCCGGCGTCGACGTCCTGTTCCTTGAAACCGGCTACCACTTCCCGGAAACCTACGCCACGCGCGACGAGGTGGCGGCAAACCTCCGGGTCAACGTGGTGGACGTGCTTCCCGAAAACACCGTGGAGCAGCAGGACCGGCTCCTGGGCAAGGACCTCTTCGCCCGCGACGCTGCCCAGTGCTGCGCGCTCCGCAAGGTGGCCCCGCTGCGCCGCACCCTGTCCGGCTACGAGCTTTGGTTCACCGGCGTCCGCCGCGACGAAGCCCCCACCCGCACCAACACGCCGCTGGTCACCTGGGACGAGGCCAACGGCCTGGTCAAGGTAAACCCGATGGCCGCGTGGACCTTCGACCAGCTGGTCCAGTACTCGGACGACAACCTCCTGCCCGTCAACCCGCTGCTTTCCCAGGGTTACCCCTCCATTGGCTGCCAGCCCTGCACCCGGAAGGTGGCGCCGGGCGATGACCCCCGCGCCGGCCGCTGGGCGGGCTCCGACAAGACAGAATGCGGACTACACGTATGA
- the cysD gene encoding sulfate adenylyltransferase subunit CysD, whose amino-acid sequence MSTFLTEETTQVTDSAVSTRLSSLDTLESEAIHIIREVVAEFEKPALLFSGGKDSVVMLHLATKAFWPGKVPFPVLHVDTGHNFPEVIDFRDRTVERLGLKLVVGSVQEFIDRGELAERADGTRNPLQTVPLLDAIQQNKFDAVFGGGRRDEDKARAKERILSLRDEFGQWDPRNQRPELWNLYNGRHTVGQHVRAFPISNWTELDIWRYIERENIELPGLYYAHEREVFARDGMWRAVGEVSQPLPSEEVITKTVRYRTVGDMSCTGAVESDAYTVADVVVEVAASTLTERGATRADDRISEAAMEDRKKDGYF is encoded by the coding sequence ATGAGCACTTTCCTAACCGAGGAGACTACCCAGGTGACTGACTCCGCCGTCTCCACCCGACTGAGCAGCTTGGACACCCTCGAGTCCGAGGCCATCCACATCATCCGTGAGGTAGTCGCCGAGTTCGAGAAGCCCGCGCTGCTGTTCTCGGGCGGCAAGGACTCCGTGGTGATGCTGCACCTGGCCACCAAGGCGTTCTGGCCAGGCAAGGTCCCGTTCCCTGTGCTGCATGTGGACACCGGCCACAACTTCCCCGAGGTCATCGACTTCCGCGACCGCACCGTCGAGCGGCTGGGACTGAAGCTCGTCGTCGGCTCCGTGCAGGAATTCATCGACCGCGGCGAGCTGGCCGAGCGTGCCGACGGCACCCGCAACCCGCTGCAGACCGTCCCGCTGCTGGACGCCATCCAGCAGAACAAGTTCGACGCCGTCTTCGGCGGCGGCCGCCGGGACGAGGACAAGGCCCGCGCCAAGGAGCGCATCCTGAGCCTGCGCGATGAGTTCGGCCAGTGGGACCCGCGCAACCAGCGCCCCGAGCTGTGGAACCTGTACAACGGCCGCCACACCGTGGGCCAGCATGTCCGCGCGTTCCCCATCAGCAACTGGACCGAGCTGGACATCTGGCGCTACATCGAGCGCGAGAACATCGAGCTCCCCGGCCTGTACTACGCCCACGAGCGCGAGGTCTTTGCCCGCGACGGCATGTGGCGCGCAGTCGGTGAGGTATCCCAGCCGCTGCCTTCCGAGGAAGTCATCACCAAGACCGTCCGCTACCGCACCGTGGGCGACATGTCCTGCACAGGGGCCGTCGAGTCCGACGCGTACACCGTGGCTGACGTTGTTGTTGAAGTCGCTGCCTCCACCCTGACCGAACGTGGCGCCACCCGTGCAGATGACCGCATCTCCGAGGCCGCCATGGAAGACCGCAAGAAGGACGGGTATTTCTAA